CATTGCGGCAAGATTGATAAGGAAATCGCCTTTGTCAACATATCCTTTTTCTCTTGCTATTTCATTGACGTCAGTAACGGTGTCGTCTGTGCTGACAAACTTATCGTAATAGAAAGAATTGACACCCCATAAAAGGTTTAATTGCGTCAGGATTTTTTTGTTGGATGTAAAAACCAAAATATGCGATTGTGGTCTCCAGGCCGAAATCTGGAAAGCAGTATAGCCACTGTTGGTTAGCGTACAGATTGCTTTCGCCTTGATTACGTTAGCCATCAAAGCGGCGTGATGGCAGATGGATTTTGTAATAAAACGTTTAGTCCTGATTTGTGGCGTGTTTTGAGGTACCTGAATCAGTGGAGAATCCTCCACAGCTTCAATAATCTGTGTCATTTTTTCGATTACCTGTACAGGATAGTTTCCTACGGAAGTTTCTCCCGAAAGCATAACGGCATCAGCACCATCCATTACAGAGTTGGCCACGTCGTTTACTTCAGCACGGGTAGGTGTAAGGCTTGTAATCATTGTTTCCATCATTTGGGTAGCAATAATTACAGGTATACGGGCAGTTTTTGCCCTGTGGACTAATTTTTTCTGAATCAGCGGTACTTCCTGTGCAGGAATCTCAACACCAAGGTCACCTCTGGCTACCATTAATCCGTCACAAAATGCAACAATCTTATCTATATTTTCAACGCCTTCCGGCTTTTCAATTTTGGCAATAATTGGAATTTTATGTGCAGAATTTTTAGAAATCAGGTCCTGTAGTTCCTGAAGGTCTTCAGATGTCCTAACAAAAGAAAGAGCAATCCAGTCTACCTGGTTTTCAATAGCAAAAAGGGCATCCTTAATATCTTTCTGTGTCAAGGCTGGCAATGAAACCTTAGTATTTGGAAGGTTTACTCCTTTTTTAGATTTTAGAGGGCCGCCCTGAACGACACGGCAGATTACTTCGGAAACACCATTGGATTCAAGTGCTTCAAATATTAATTTTCCGTCATCAAGAAGGATTCTTTCTCCCGGTTTTACGTCAGCCGGGAATTGCTTATAATTCATATAGACTCTTTCGGCTGTCCCCGGAACATCCTCGGCGGTCTGGAACGTAATGATATCTCCTTTGCTTACAATGACGTCTTCTTTCATTACACCAACACGAAGTTTAGGGCCCTGAAGGTCAGCTAAAATCGCGGTGTTGTATCCAAATTCTTCATTCAGTTCGCGGATCATATCTATTCGGGCTTTCACGTCGGTATAATCTGCATGGGAAAAGTTAATCCTAAACACATTTACTCCAGCATCGATCATGTCCTTAAGGACATCTTTGGTGCTGCAAGCGGGGCCTAATGTAGCTACGATCTTTGTTTTTTTTCTTGTCGACATTATTAGAAAATTAAGTTGTTTTTAGATTTTATATTGTCTGGAAACACTTCATAAACGGTTGTGATCCATTCTATTTTATTCAGTTTTTGCAGTATCTCTTCGATTTCAAATGTGTTGCAGTTGTTTTCTATTTTCAAAAAGTAATCCACTTTTTTAAGTTCAGGAAGCAGGTATACTTTTGTGGCAATCTCTACATTCTCATCCAGGAAAAGATCCTGTGTGTTATTTTTTTTATAGGTAATAATTTCGTTTTTGTTTTGGACGAGACTCCAAAGTATGTCTTTTGCCACATCATCATAGCTGAATTTTGTAAACGCAGCTTCTCCATCTTTGGTCGTAATGCCAATCTCGTCATTGCTTCGGCTTAAGAGAATAGGTAATTGCTGATTGATGAAGTAAGCCAATCTGAAATCTTCTAATGAAGTGTGGATAGCAATAAGCTCATAATCAACTTCATCAAATTCGTCAAGATGTAACTTATGGATGCCCATATTGAAATTAAATAAGTCGTAAATATAGCTATATTTACTGAGGAATTATACAAAATACAATTAGGTTAACGTTAATTTATCAACGAAAACGATATAGTTTTAAGATATTTCTAACTATTTGTTTTTGATTTTTTCCTGAAACGCGAAGTATGCTCTTTGGGAAGCTTTTTCTTCAGCCTTCTTTTTTGAAGTAGCCCTGGCTTTTGCAACTACTTTATGGTCTATACTTAACTTGACTCCAAAGAAACGCTGTCCGTCAATGCCATTATCTTCATAGACGTCATAATGGAAAGCTCTTTTTTCTTTCTGGCACCATTCAATCAGAAGACTCTTGTAACTGATAACTTTACCTTCCAGTTTGGCAATATCCACATAAGGAGTGATAACCCTTTTTTTGATGAATTTTTCGCAGTAGGTATAACCTTTGTCGAGATATATGGCACCGATAAGCGCCTCGAAGATATTTCCGTGAATGTTCTCTCCAAAATGTTGGGCAGGAACTTTGCTTTCGATAAAACGGATGAGGTTGAGGTCGCGCCCCAGCTCATTCAGATGTTCGCGGCTTACTATTTTAGAACGCATTTTAGTAAGATAGCCTTCATCTCCTGAAGGAACCTGATTGAATAGGTGAGCGGCAATTACAGAGCTCAACATGGCATCCCCAAGAAATTCCAGGCGTTCGTAGTTAATCTGATTTCCGTCAGCATCCAGTTTGTTGGAAGAGCGATGCGTAAAAGCCCTGCGGTAACATTCAAGGTTGATGGGTTTGAAACCTAGTATTTTATAGATGTCGCTAAAAAAAATCCCGTCTTCATGAGAACGGGAATTTGGAAATATTTTTCTGATGATGTTCATCCGAATATTATAGTTCTAGTTTTTTAACCAAAACGCAGGCATTGTGTCCTCCAAAACCGAAAGTATTACTCATTACTACTTTCATGTCTCTTTTTTGAGCCTTATTGAATGTGAAATTCAATTTTGGGTCAATATTTTCATCATCCGTAAAGTGGTTGATGGTTGGAGGTACGATACCGTGTTTGATAGACAAAATGGCTGCAATTGCTTCAATAGCACCGGCAGCTCCCAATAAGTGTCCTGTCATCGATTTGGTAGCATTCAGATTTAATGTATAGGCATGCTCGCCAAATACGTGCTGGATCGCTTTCGATTCTGCAATGTCTCCAAGCGGAGTTGAAGTTCCGTGCATGTTAACTCCGTCTACATCTTCCGGCTTTAGACCGGCATCTCTAAGACAGTTCAACATTACGTTTTTAGCGCCTAATCCTTCCGGATGCGGAGCTGTAATATGGTGCGCATCAGC
This portion of the Flavobacterium lindanitolerans genome encodes:
- the rnc gene encoding ribonuclease III, which encodes MNIIRKIFPNSRSHEDGIFFSDIYKILGFKPINLECYRRAFTHRSSNKLDADGNQINYERLEFLGDAMLSSVIAAHLFNQVPSGDEGYLTKMRSKIVSREHLNELGRDLNLIRFIESKVPAQHFGENIHGNIFEALIGAIYLDKGYTYCEKFIKKRVITPYVDIAKLEGKVISYKSLLIEWCQKEKRAFHYDVYEDNGIDGQRFFGVKLSIDHKVVAKARATSKKKAEEKASQRAYFAFQEKIKNK
- the pyk gene encoding pyruvate kinase, coding for MSTRKKTKIVATLGPACSTKDVLKDMIDAGVNVFRINFSHADYTDVKARIDMIRELNEEFGYNTAILADLQGPKLRVGVMKEDVIVSKGDIITFQTAEDVPGTAERVYMNYKQFPADVKPGERILLDDGKLIFEALESNGVSEVICRVVQGGPLKSKKGVNLPNTKVSLPALTQKDIKDALFAIENQVDWIALSFVRTSEDLQELQDLISKNSAHKIPIIAKIEKPEGVENIDKIVAFCDGLMVARGDLGVEIPAQEVPLIQKKLVHRAKTARIPVIIATQMMETMITSLTPTRAEVNDVANSVMDGADAVMLSGETSVGNYPVQVIEKMTQIIEAVEDSPLIQVPQNTPQIRTKRFITKSICHHAALMANVIKAKAICTLTNSGYTAFQISAWRPQSHILVFTSNKKILTQLNLLWGVNSFYYDKFVSTDDTVTDVNEIAREKGYVDKGDFLINLAAMPVVDKGMVNTLRVSEME
- a CDS encoding IPExxxVDY family protein; protein product: MGIHKLHLDEFDEVDYELIAIHTSLEDFRLAYFINQQLPILLSRSNDEIGITTKDGEAAFTKFSYDDVAKDILWSLVQNKNEIITYKKNNTQDLFLDENVEIATKVYLLPELKKVDYFLKIENNCNTFEIEEILQKLNKIEWITTVYEVFPDNIKSKNNLIF